A stretch of Pangasianodon hypophthalmus isolate fPanHyp1 chromosome 9, fPanHyp1.pri, whole genome shotgun sequence DNA encodes these proteins:
- the syt8 gene encoding synaptotagmin VIII, with product MILMSTLNQTNTSASIAVTPSSVNITSSSINITSSSINSTSKSVFVTSPSVTAPPTSVTVFPTSVTSVTVNVTTLITNSTTAYPGFLPSLLDKIPLPRWAIYAIIALILLVLLICVLCCCIKCCCKGKKKKKKKNQTLSLKGLNGTSTTALVQPETGDVEYGSLNQPRGKLLYSLEYNAARSEMTVGVKEAAELMAMDSSGTSDPYVKVYILPNKSKTFETKVFRKTLNPVFNEHFKYQISQKDLSESTLVVQVYDFNRFSKHDVIGELRLELSAVDWNHVIEEWRDLSAPSKHEQEHLGEICFSLRYVPTASKLTVVILEAKNLKQMDIGGSSDPYVKIQLVLDKKKWKRKKTSVKKQTLNPYFNESFTFDVSFDQIQRVQLVISVWDHDKVSRNDAIGKIFLGCDATGNQLRHWADMLSNPRRPVAQWHTLLSAEQVDSTLALKHTLRIPFTNKTF from the exons ATGATCCTCATGTCTACATTAAACCAGACAAACACCAGTGCTTCAATCGCTGTGACTCCATCTTCAGTCAACATAACTTCATCTTCAATCAACATAACTTCATCTTCAATCAACTCAACTTCAAAATCAGTCTTTGTAACTTCACCGTCAGTAACTGCACCTCCAACCTCAGTCACTGTATTTCCAACATCAGTCACTTCAGTCACAGTCAATGTCACTACACTGATTACCAACTCCACCACTGCCTACCCTGGGTTTCTGCCCTCTCTGTTGGACAAGATCCCAT TGCCAAGATGGGCCATCTATGCGATAATTGCCCTGATCCTCCTGGTGCTTTTAATCTGTGTGCTGTGCTGCTGCATAAAGTGCTGCTGCaaagggaagaagaagaaaaagaagaagaatcagACGCTCAGCCTTAAAGGACTGAATGGTACCAGTACAACAGCACTA GTGCAGCCTGAAACGGGGGATGTAGAGTATGGATCACTTAACCAGCCACGAGGGAAGCTGCTGTATTCCCTGGAGTACAATGCAGCACGCTCAGAG ATGACTGTTGGAGTGAAAGAAGCTGCAGAATTAATGGCTATGGACTCCTCAGGAACATCTGACCCTTATGTAAAAGTTTACATCCTTCCCAACAAGTCCAAAACCTTTGAGACCAAAGTGTTCAGAAAAACTCTGAACCCAGTGTTCAACGAGCACTTTAAGTATCAG ATTTCTCAGAAGGATCTCAGCGAATCTACACTTGTCGTGCAGGTGTATGACTTCAACAGATTCTCCAAACATGATGTAATTGGTGAGCTGAGGCTGGAGCTCTCTGCTGTGGACTGGAACCATGTGATCGAGGAGTGGAGAGACCTGAGTGCACCCTCAAAACATGAG CAAGAACATCTGGGTGAGATTTGTTTCTCCCTGCGTTATGTTCCCACTGCAAGTAAGCTCACTGTGGTGATTCTGGAGGCCAAGAACTTGAAGCAAATGGACATTGGAGGATCTTCAG ATCCATATGTTAAAATCCAGCTGGTTCTGGACAAGAAGAagtggaagagaaagaaaacatcgGTGAAGAAGCAAACACTGAATCCTTACTTCAATGAATCCTTTACATTTGATGTGTCATTTGATCAGATTCAG AGGGTCCAGTTGGTGATCTCTGTGTGGGATCATGATAAAGTGAGCAGGAATGATGCCATTGGGAAAATCTTCCTGGGATGTGATGCTACAGGAAACCAGCTGCGGCACTGGGCAGACATGCTGTCAAACCCACGCAGGCCTGTGGCACAGTGGCATACTCTGCTCTCAGCTGAGCAGGTGGACTCAACTCTGgccctaaaacacacactgaggatCCCATTCACCAATAAGACTTTTTGA
- the pdcd2l gene encoding programmed cell death protein 2-like isoform X1, with the protein MAESPLIGICDGAIDKKKDTYYYTNKIGGCPDLIPGVSNPHHQCTLCGGFLSHVVQIYCPLATSPYHRTINVFACTAPQCHGKLESWKVLRSQCLESEIKETSECQSSDRTAVSTTDWCDDADDWGMDSEENVGNEQARTAQPETDNLTASLEVSSRLQDLCINGSVGVEAAGPPTDTPTFQSFYISVAEEADLVGQNDLEHANRLLKEYEEREGVAVREVSCLVVLFSCEGDGGEEAYEKAKAKHGDAVFSSFMKRISLCPEQVLRYSWSGTPLFIMEPPSNVNQMVPACAHCGSPRVFEFQLMPALVSLLHSAHLSSELAVEFGTVLIYTCRDSCWTSGSSSPVEEFHFVQTDPDQKLFK; encoded by the exons ATGGCGGAATCGCCACTCATAGGAATATGTGACGGTGCTATTGATAAGAAGAAAGACACTTattattacacaaataaaattggagGATGTCCG GACCTGATACCTGGTGTATCTAATCCACATCACCAGTGCACTCTTTGTGGTGGGTTCCTTAGTCATGTTGTTCAAATATACTGCCCTCTTGCAACGTCTCCATATCACCGCACCATTAATGTTTTTGCCTGCACTGCTCCACAGTGTCATGGCAAGCTGGAAAG CTGGAAAGTACTCCGTTCACAGTGTTTGGAGTCTGAGATAAAAGAGACTTCAGAGTGTCAGAGCTCTGACAGAACAGCAGTTTCCACTACAGACTGGTGTGATGATGCCGATGACTGGGGAATGGACTCTGAGGAGAATGTAGGCAATGAACAGGCTCGTACAGCTCAGCCTGAGACAGATAACCTTACAGCAAGCCTGGAAGTCAGCAGCAGACTTCAAGACCTCTGTATAAATGGGTCAGTGGGTGTTGAAGCTGCTGGACCACCTACAGATACTCCTACCTTTCAGTCCTTCTACATCAGTGTGGCGGAGGAGGCAGACCTTGTGGGCCAAAATGACTTGGAGCATGCCAACAGACTGCTGAAGGAgtatgaagagagagagggcgtgGCCGTCAGGGAAGTTTCATG TTTGGTTGTATTGTTCAGCTGTGAAGGTGATGGAGGGGAGGAGGCATATGAAAAAGCCAAAGCCAAACATGGAGATGCAGTCTTCTCCAGTTTCATGAAGAGAATCTCCCTCTGTCCAGAACAAGTGCTTCG ATACAGTTGGAGTGGGACGCCGTTATTTATAATGGAGCCTCCTtcaaatgtaaatcagatgGTCCCTGCTTGTGCACACTGTGGCAGTCCTAGAGTTTTTGAATTTCAGTTAATGCCAGCACTGGTCAGTTTGCTCCACAGTGCACATCTTAGTTCAG AGCTTGCAGTTGAGTTTGGAACGGTTTTGATTTATACCTGCAGAGACAGTTGTTGGACATCTGGATCAAGCAGTCCAGTTGAGGAATTCCACTTTGTACAAACTGATCCTGACCAAAAGCTctttaaataa
- the pdcd2l gene encoding programmed cell death protein 2-like isoform X2: MAESPLIGICDGAIDKKKDTYYYTNKIGGCPDLIPGVSNPHHQCTLCGGFLSHVVQIYCPLATSPYHRTINVFACTAPQCHGKLESWKVLRSQCLESEIKETSECQSSDRTAVSTTDWCDDADDWGMDSEENVGNEQARTAQPETDNLTASLEVSSRLQDLCINGSVGVEAAGPPTDTPTFQSFYISVAEEADLVGQNDLEHANRLLKEYEEREGVAVREVSCCEGDGGEEAYEKAKAKHGDAVFSSFMKRISLCPEQVLRYSWSGTPLFIMEPPSNVNQMVPACAHCGSPRVFEFQLMPALVSLLHSAHLSSELAVEFGTVLIYTCRDSCWTSGSSSPVEEFHFVQTDPDQKLFK; this comes from the exons ATGGCGGAATCGCCACTCATAGGAATATGTGACGGTGCTATTGATAAGAAGAAAGACACTTattattacacaaataaaattggagGATGTCCG GACCTGATACCTGGTGTATCTAATCCACATCACCAGTGCACTCTTTGTGGTGGGTTCCTTAGTCATGTTGTTCAAATATACTGCCCTCTTGCAACGTCTCCATATCACCGCACCATTAATGTTTTTGCCTGCACTGCTCCACAGTGTCATGGCAAGCTGGAAAG CTGGAAAGTACTCCGTTCACAGTGTTTGGAGTCTGAGATAAAAGAGACTTCAGAGTGTCAGAGCTCTGACAGAACAGCAGTTTCCACTACAGACTGGTGTGATGATGCCGATGACTGGGGAATGGACTCTGAGGAGAATGTAGGCAATGAACAGGCTCGTACAGCTCAGCCTGAGACAGATAACCTTACAGCAAGCCTGGAAGTCAGCAGCAGACTTCAAGACCTCTGTATAAATGGGTCAGTGGGTGTTGAAGCTGCTGGACCACCTACAGATACTCCTACCTTTCAGTCCTTCTACATCAGTGTGGCGGAGGAGGCAGACCTTGTGGGCCAAAATGACTTGGAGCATGCCAACAGACTGCTGAAGGAgtatgaagagagagagggcgtgGCCGTCAGGGAAGTTTCATG CTGTGAAGGTGATGGAGGGGAGGAGGCATATGAAAAAGCCAAAGCCAAACATGGAGATGCAGTCTTCTCCAGTTTCATGAAGAGAATCTCCCTCTGTCCAGAACAAGTGCTTCG ATACAGTTGGAGTGGGACGCCGTTATTTATAATGGAGCCTCCTtcaaatgtaaatcagatgGTCCCTGCTTGTGCACACTGTGGCAGTCCTAGAGTTTTTGAATTTCAGTTAATGCCAGCACTGGTCAGTTTGCTCCACAGTGCACATCTTAGTTCAG AGCTTGCAGTTGAGTTTGGAACGGTTTTGATTTATACCTGCAGAGACAGTTGTTGGACATCTGGATCAAGCAGTCCAGTTGAGGAATTCCACTTTGTACAAACTGATCCTGACCAAAAGCTctttaaataa